From a region of the Deltaproteobacteria bacterium genome:
- a CDS encoding NAD(+)/NADH kinase has product MQNFNVTVILKKIAPNPRHQSTHLESIARVEEALSKRNIFYQITSRHSRNNISSANLIVTVGGDGTFLHASHLALNGQILMGINSVPQASHGEYCVSDAQGFPAILDQFLSGKSKITEVYRLQAKIKNRTLPVLALNDILFCHPCPAGTTRYQIEVDHQKEEQKCSGVWISTATGSTAATHSAGGKILSKEDPHFQFVVREPFSTKKNTLRLTHGVLAPHQTLKLSPHMPKAMVFIDGSHHAFSMNEGEVLSIGVSKKKLKMVI; this is encoded by the coding sequence ATGCAAAATTTTAATGTCACGGTCATCTTAAAAAAAATAGCCCCCAATCCCAGACACCAATCCACGCATCTGGAGAGTATTGCACGCGTTGAAGAGGCGCTTTCGAAGCGGAATATTTTTTATCAAATTACCTCTCGCCACTCGAGAAACAATATCAGTAGCGCGAATCTGATTGTAACCGTCGGAGGCGATGGGACCTTTCTGCACGCCTCTCATCTGGCCTTGAATGGGCAAATTCTGATGGGCATCAACTCTGTGCCGCAGGCCAGCCACGGCGAGTATTGTGTGTCGGATGCCCAGGGGTTTCCGGCCATTCTGGACCAATTTCTCTCTGGAAAATCCAAAATTACGGAAGTTTATCGTTTGCAGGCAAAAATCAAAAACAGAACTCTGCCTGTACTGGCTTTAAATGACATTCTTTTCTGCCATCCCTGCCCTGCAGGAACCACACGCTATCAAATTGAAGTGGATCATCAAAAAGAGGAACAAAAATGTTCCGGGGTCTGGATTTCTACCGCAACAGGATCCACCGCGGCCACGCACTCTGCGGGAGGAAAAATCTTGTCCAAGGAAGATCCTCATTTTCAGTTTGTAGTTCGGGAACCCTTTAGCACAAAAAAAAATACACTGAGGTTGACTCACGGAGTACTCGCCCCGCATCAAACCCTTAAACTGAGCCCTCACATGCCCAAGGCCATGGTTTTCATCGATGGCTCTCATCATGCCTTTTCGATGAACGAAGGGGAAGTATTGAGTATTGGTGTTTCGAAGAAGAAATTAAAAATGGTAATCTAA
- a CDS encoding NAD(P)(+) transhydrogenase (Re/Si-specific) subunit beta, translating into MIWIQLTYFVTALLFIVGLKRMSSPLTARSGIIWAGGAMLLATVATLFQPNLGNYPLMLIALVVGSIIAWVGGKRVAMTNMPQMIAIYNGMGGGAAAAIAAVELSKGDDLPFGLKAITVIGGLIGMVAFSGSVIAFAKLQSLLRERPYTFPGQQFLNMLILLAAIAMGASLLFCPAATLWFLVLFFALAFLFGVMMTLPIGGGDMPVVISLFNALTGLSVGFEGFALQNYAMIVAGTVVGAAGTLLTQLMAKAMNRSILNVLFSAFGQESTGGQQEIKGSMKSIELEDAAILIAYAEKVIIVTGYGMAVAQAQHKMRELSDLLDQRGVEVKFAIHPVAGRMPGHMNVLLAEAGIPYEKLFDLEEINAEFPSTTVSLVIGANDVVNPAARNNTSSPIYGMPILDVDKSKNVIVIKRGKGKGFAGIENELFYTDNTRMLYGDAQEVTNHLIQSLKKL; encoded by the coding sequence TTGATCTGGATACAACTCACCTATTTTGTAACGGCTTTGTTATTCATTGTGGGCTTGAAACGCATGAGCTCTCCTCTGACCGCACGTTCCGGAATTATCTGGGCGGGAGGAGCCATGTTGTTGGCCACGGTAGCCACTTTATTCCAACCTAATTTAGGAAACTATCCCTTGATGCTTATCGCCCTCGTGGTGGGAAGCATTATCGCCTGGGTTGGTGGTAAAAGAGTGGCAATGACCAACATGCCCCAGATGATTGCGATCTATAATGGGATGGGAGGGGGCGCGGCTGCCGCTATTGCCGCGGTTGAACTCTCAAAAGGGGACGATCTTCCTTTTGGTCTGAAGGCGATTACCGTTATAGGCGGGCTTATTGGGATGGTGGCTTTCAGCGGAAGTGTGATTGCCTTTGCCAAATTGCAGTCTCTGCTGAGAGAGCGTCCTTACACTTTTCCGGGCCAGCAATTTTTAAATATGCTGATCCTGCTGGCAGCCATCGCGATGGGGGCCAGTTTGCTTTTCTGCCCTGCTGCCACCCTCTGGTTCTTGGTACTCTTCTTCGCCCTCGCCTTCCTTTTTGGGGTTATGATGACTCTTCCCATCGGCGGTGGAGACATGCCCGTAGTGATCTCCCTCTTCAATGCCCTCACCGGTCTTTCGGTGGGCTTTGAGGGATTTGCCCTGCAAAATTATGCCATGATAGTCGCCGGAACCGTTGTGGGTGCCGCAGGGACTCTGCTGACTCAGTTGATGGCCAAGGCCATGAATCGTTCCATCCTCAATGTATTATTCAGTGCCTTTGGACAGGAGAGCACAGGAGGCCAACAAGAAATTAAGGGAAGCATGAAGTCTATTGAGCTTGAGGATGCCGCAATCTTGATTGCCTACGCAGAGAAGGTCATTATCGTCACCGGTTATGGAATGGCCGTGGCCCAGGCCCAGCATAAGATGCGCGAGCTTTCCGATCTGCTCGATCAACGGGGAGTGGAAGTAAAATTTGCCATTCATCCCGTGGCAGGACGTATGCCCGGACACATGAACGTTCTGTTGGCCGAGGCGGGCATTCCCTACGAAAAACTCTTTGACCTCGAAGAAATCAATGCCGAGTTCCCTTCTACCACGGTGAGCTTGGTCATCGGAGCCAACGACGTGGTAAATCCTGCGGCTCGTAATAACACCTCCAGCCCTATCTACGGCATGCCGATTTTGGATGTGGATAAATCCAAGAACGTCATCGTGATCAAGCGCGGAAAAGGAAAAGGTTTTGCTGGCATTGAAAATGAACTCTTCTACACCGACAACACCCGCATGCTTTATGGCGATGCACAAGAAGTAACAAACCATCTGATCCAATCGCTGAAGAAATTATAA
- a CDS encoding NAD(P) transhydrogenase subunit alpha, translating to MTENLMPALYIFLLAVFTGYEVISKVPVVLHTPLMSGSNFIHGIVVVGAMVSLGLAHTMPDKIIGFLGVFLGAVNAAGGYAVTVRMLEMFEKKNEKKKKEPTP from the coding sequence ATGACTGAAAATCTCATGCCTGCTCTCTACATCTTCTTACTGGCAGTCTTCACCGGTTACGAGGTGATTTCGAAGGTGCCCGTGGTGCTTCATACCCCGCTCATGTCGGGTTCAAATTTTATCCATGGAATCGTCGTGGTCGGAGCCATGGTTTCCCTGGGTCTGGCGCATACCATGCCCGACAAAATTATCGGATTCCTCGGAGTATTTTTGGGGGCCGTGAATGCCGCCGGGGGTTATGCCGTCACCGTACGTATGCTTGAAATGTTCGAGAAAAAGAACGAGAAAAAGAAAAAGGAGCCTACCCCTTGA
- a CDS encoding Re/Si-specific NAD(P)(+) transhydrogenase subunit alpha — protein sequence MTIRLGIPKELSEGESRVALVPDVVGRLVKMGYEVCIERGAGEASFFPNESYEKAGAKLQSREQILQNSQVILKVAPPLEEEIKQIPNGAILISFLYPYRFPDRVRELQNKKITSFAMELIPRVTRAQSMDALSSQATVNGYKAVLIAADRCSRFFPMLTTAAGTIRPAKVLVLGAGVAGLQAIATSRRLGAVVEAYDIRKSSREQIESLGAKFVQSTVDGEGQGGYARELSAEEKKKDQETLDKHIASADVVISTAHVPGRPAPILISEEVVGRMKPGSVIVDLSAESGGNCVLTKLGTEVVKNGVRIVGPANLSSSLPFHASEMYAKNMFNFLTLLTQEGKTLSPNLEDEIIIGSLLSYQGEIKHAPTKALLEEKRS from the coding sequence ATGACTATTCGATTAGGAATACCCAAAGAACTAAGTGAAGGCGAGTCTCGGGTGGCGCTGGTTCCCGATGTAGTGGGCCGTCTGGTGAAGATGGGCTATGAGGTCTGCATCGAAAGAGGCGCGGGAGAGGCTTCCTTTTTTCCAAATGAATCTTATGAAAAGGCAGGGGCGAAACTGCAGAGTCGGGAACAGATCCTTCAGAATTCCCAGGTGATCCTCAAAGTAGCCCCCCCCCTCGAAGAGGAAATCAAACAAATTCCAAACGGGGCGATCCTCATCAGCTTCCTCTATCCCTACCGCTTTCCAGATCGGGTGCGCGAACTTCAAAACAAAAAAATTACCTCCTTTGCGATGGAACTCATCCCCCGGGTGACCCGTGCGCAGAGCATGGATGCCCTCTCCTCGCAGGCAACGGTCAATGGTTACAAGGCTGTCTTAATTGCGGCAGACCGCTGCAGTCGCTTTTTCCCCATGCTCACCACAGCAGCAGGAACGATTCGTCCTGCAAAGGTTCTGGTGTTGGGGGCTGGCGTGGCGGGCTTGCAGGCTATTGCCACTTCTCGAAGGCTTGGGGCTGTTGTGGAGGCCTATGATATCCGTAAGAGTTCGAGAGAACAGATTGAGTCGCTCGGGGCAAAATTTGTACAAAGCACGGTGGATGGAGAAGGCCAAGGAGGCTATGCCCGAGAATTAAGTGCGGAAGAGAAAAAGAAAGATCAAGAAACCTTGGACAAACACATTGCTTCGGCGGATGTGGTGATCAGCACGGCCCATGTGCCCGGACGACCTGCTCCTATATTAATTAGCGAGGAAGTCGTGGGTCGTATGAAACCCGGATCTGTCATCGTCGACCTCTCTGCCGAATCCGGAGGCAATTGTGTTTTGACGAAGCTGGGAACCGAGGTGGTAAAAAATGGCGTGCGCATTGTGGGTCCGGCCAATCTGTCCAGTTCTCTGCCTTTTCATGCCAGTGAGATGTACGCAAAAAATATGTTTAACTTCCTTACTCTCCTCACCCAGGAGGGGAAAACGCTTAGCCCTAACCTTGAGGATGAAATCATTATCGGATCTCTGCTCAGCTATCAGGGTGAGATCAAGCATGCCCCCACCAAGGCCTTGCTGGAGGAAAAAAGATCATGA
- a CDS encoding ATP-binding cassette domain-containing protein, which produces MPLLEVKNLIKRFPAATSFLGKKKWVAAVNDVSFSMEEGETLGLVGESGSGKSTVAKMLMALLKPDSGTVRFEGENLHQLRGAGLKRARRNLQMIFQDPFSSLNPRQRVESLLQEGMKIHHLGSPDEREKRCLELLKTVGLSEEALGKYPHEFSGGQRQRLGIARALSVLPKLLVCDEPVSALDVSIQAQMINLLADLKAKYKLSYFFISHDLRVVQHLSDRIAVMYLGRLVEILPSSQLLNCKHPYTQSLMASLPSPLQGSVHLKALAGEPPSPLNPPSGCSFHPRCPFAEELCKQERPVLAELVPGHSVACHLVKKVHS; this is translated from the coding sequence ATGCCACTTCTAGAAGTTAAAAACTTAATAAAACGCTTCCCCGCCGCCACTTCTTTTCTTGGAAAAAAGAAATGGGTGGCTGCGGTGAATGACGTGTCATTCTCCATGGAAGAAGGTGAAACCCTGGGCTTGGTGGGGGAGTCTGGTTCCGGGAAATCCACTGTAGCAAAGATGCTGATGGCTCTTTTGAAACCCGATTCAGGGACCGTACGCTTTGAAGGGGAAAACCTCCATCAATTACGAGGGGCCGGTCTCAAGCGGGCAAGACGAAATTTACAGATGATTTTTCAGGATCCTTTTTCCTCTTTAAATCCGCGTCAAAGGGTTGAGAGCCTGTTGCAGGAGGGAATGAAGATCCATCATTTGGGTAGTCCGGATGAAAGAGAAAAACGCTGTCTGGAACTATTAAAAACGGTGGGGCTGTCCGAAGAAGCCCTGGGAAAATATCCCCATGAATTTTCAGGCGGTCAACGCCAACGCCTGGGGATTGCCCGTGCCTTGAGCGTGCTTCCCAAATTGCTGGTGTGTGATGAACCCGTTTCGGCCTTGGATGTCTCCATTCAAGCACAAATGATTAATTTGTTGGCTGATCTGAAAGCCAAATACAAACTCAGTTATTTTTTTATTTCTCACGATTTGAGGGTTGTGCAACATTTAAGCGACCGCATTGCCGTGATGTATCTGGGTCGCCTGGTGGAAATCCTTCCGAGTAGTCAATTGTTGAATTGCAAACACCCCTACACCCAATCGCTGATGGCCTCTTTGCCTTCTCCTCTGCAAGGCAGCGTCCACCTTAAGGCCTTGGCAGGCGAGCCTCCTTCTCCCCTCAATCCGCCTTCGGGCTGTAGTTTTCATCCGCGTTGCCCTTTTGCAGAAGAACTTTGCAAACAAGAAAGGCCTGTGTTAGCGGAACTCGTTCCGGGGCATAGTGTCGCCTGTCATTTGGTCAAAAAAGTGCATAGCTGA
- a CDS encoding ABC transporter ATP-binding protein, whose amino-acid sequence MKLLDIRNLVAEIEGPSGKIFPIDGLNFSLYQGKVFGLVGESGSGKSMTALSLLRLCEPAKIVGGRILFFEKSEEELPLLSEEKTPLEPLHPFAAISSVEEKLDPEKAGFAIDLRKCSNSELRMFRGKKIAMIFQEPMTALNPVLTVGEQIRETLLAHENISVQEAQERSLALLNQVGIADASRRYHDYPHQLSGGMRQRVMIAMAISCEPQVLIADEPTTALDVTLQAQILDLLKKLVQEKQMALLLISHDLSLVSHYCDEVAVMYAGKIVERAPASELFSRPKHPYTQGLLYSLPTFKTPEEFDNRPALKMIGGNVPNLAKLPKACRFQDRCEKMSPNSCIVKAPPLKYIGEQHWVRCVNA is encoded by the coding sequence ATGAAACTTCTCGATATCCGAAATCTGGTAGCCGAAATTGAAGGCCCCTCCGGAAAAATATTTCCAATCGATGGGCTGAACTTCAGTTTGTATCAGGGCAAGGTGTTTGGCTTGGTGGGTGAATCCGGCTCTGGGAAATCGATGACGGCCCTGAGTTTACTGCGGCTTTGCGAGCCTGCAAAGATAGTGGGGGGGAGAATCCTCTTTTTTGAAAAATCTGAAGAAGAGTTGCCCTTACTCTCGGAGGAGAAAACCCCTTTAGAACCCCTTCATCCTTTTGCCGCGATTTCTAGCGTCGAAGAAAAATTGGATCCCGAAAAAGCGGGTTTTGCCATCGACCTGCGTAAATGCAGCAATTCCGAACTGAGAATGTTCCGCGGAAAAAAAATTGCGATGATTTTTCAAGAGCCCATGACGGCCTTGAATCCGGTGCTGACGGTGGGGGAACAGATTCGGGAAACCCTATTAGCGCACGAAAATATTTCTGTTCAGGAGGCCCAGGAACGAAGCCTTGCCTTGCTGAATCAAGTGGGCATTGCCGATGCCAGCCGGCGTTACCACGATTATCCTCATCAACTTTCAGGGGGTATGCGCCAGCGTGTGATGATTGCCATGGCCATTTCTTGTGAGCCTCAGGTGCTGATTGCCGATGAACCCACGACGGCCCTGGATGTGACGCTGCAGGCACAAATTCTGGATCTGCTGAAAAAACTGGTACAAGAAAAACAGATGGCGCTGTTGTTGATCAGCCACGATTTGTCTTTGGTGTCGCATTATTGTGATGAAGTGGCGGTGATGTATGCGGGAAAAATTGTAGAAAGAGCACCGGCAAGCGAGCTTTTTTCGCGGCCCAAACATCCTTACACCCAAGGCCTGCTGTATTCGCTTCCCACTTTTAAAACCCCGGAAGAGTTTGACAATCGCCCGGCACTAAAAATGATTGGCGGAAATGTTCCAAACCTGGCAAAGCTGCCCAAGGCCTGCCGCTTTCAAGATCGATGTGAAAAAATGAGTCCCAATTCCTGCATCGTAAAGGCCCCTCCTTTGAAATATATTGGAGAGCAGCATTGGGTGAGATGTGTGAATGCTTGA
- a CDS encoding ABC transporter permease, which translates to MNAWTHFKKRKLNLLGLMLVLFLFLLAIFAPLLANSEPLYASIDNKVYFPLFHSMASYSELSLEKLHDSNFQRREEVFLLWAPIPFSPFQYDLDAILEAPSSKHFLGTDEQGRDVAARLIYGARISLSVGFIAVGIYVLIGIFLGALAGYFGSLVDGVISRVIEVVICFPTFFLILTVLALVGPSIYNVMIVIGLTGWTGIARLLRGEFLKLRETDFVLAAKALGASSLRTIFRHILPNALTPVFVSATFGIASAILTESALSFLGLGVQPPDPSWGHMLSNSRDYIDFAWWLALFPGLAIFLTILSFNLVGEGLRDALDPRGRAA; encoded by the coding sequence ATGAACGCCTGGACTCATTTCAAAAAAAGAAAACTGAATCTCCTGGGCCTGATGCTCGTGCTGTTCCTTTTTCTTTTGGCCATTTTTGCGCCCCTGCTGGCGAATTCTGAACCCTTGTATGCTTCTATCGACAATAAGGTTTATTTCCCACTTTTTCATTCCATGGCGTCTTATTCCGAGCTTTCTCTCGAGAAATTACACGATTCCAATTTTCAAAGACGAGAGGAGGTCTTCCTCTTGTGGGCCCCCATTCCTTTCTCCCCTTTTCAATACGATCTCGATGCCATTCTGGAAGCCCCTTCTTCGAAACATTTTTTAGGGACCGATGAGCAAGGCCGCGATGTGGCTGCCCGTCTTATTTATGGGGCGCGCATCTCCCTTTCCGTAGGTTTTATCGCCGTGGGGATTTACGTGCTCATTGGCATTTTTCTCGGAGCACTGGCCGGTTATTTTGGTTCTTTGGTAGATGGTGTGATCAGCCGCGTCATCGAAGTGGTGATTTGTTTTCCCACTTTTTTTCTCATTTTGACGGTCTTGGCCCTCGTAGGTCCTTCTATTTACAATGTGATGATCGTGATTGGTCTTACCGGTTGGACCGGAATTGCCCGTCTGTTGCGAGGAGAGTTCTTAAAACTGCGTGAAACCGATTTTGTGTTGGCGGCCAAGGCCCTGGGGGCATCTTCTCTACGCACCATCTTTCGTCATATTTTACCCAATGCCCTCACCCCCGTTTTTGTTTCGGCTACTTTTGGAATTGCCTCGGCTATTCTCACCGAGTCGGCCTTGTCTTTTTTGGGCTTGGGCGTGCAACCTCCCGATCCCAGCTGGGGGCACATGCTTTCCAACTCCAGGGATTACATTGATTTTGCCTGGTGGTTGGCCTTGTTCCCAGGGCTGGCCATTTTTTTGACCATCCTTTCCTTTAATCTGGTGGGAGAGGGTTTGAGGGATGCTCTGGATCCCCGGGGGAGGGCTGCATGA
- a CDS encoding ABC transporter permease gives MSHYFFKRLALIIPTFLGITLLTFFMIKLAPGSPIEEKLQSAEGMKAQNFSQEVIDQIQVLYGLKVVLPGWYEHFIHSTNARFFGVSDVETQNWFRRSMVWVGENCIQYGRWMKSIVHLDFGISFKDNRKVIDKIKEALPITLALNLIEVLIVYFISLPLGVYSAFKKDSFFDKSLMLTLFTLYSLPTFWVAMILIMLFSSGEYFNWFPMFGLWSDGAEHLSRLGYLENILWHLVLPIVCMVYGSFAFLSRFSRANMLEVIQQDYIRTARAKGLTEKQVVWKHAFRNSLIPLVTLMGTLLPALLGGSVIIEQIFSIPGMGRLGFEAVFQRDYPLIMAIAAIEALLTLISLLLSDLLYVAVDPRIDFSKS, from the coding sequence ATGTCCCATTATTTTTTCAAAAGACTAGCCTTAATTATCCCCACCTTTCTGGGGATTACCCTGCTTACCTTCTTCATGATCAAGCTTGCCCCGGGTTCACCTATCGAAGAAAAACTGCAATCGGCCGAGGGGATGAAGGCCCAGAATTTTTCGCAAGAGGTCATTGATCAGATTCAAGTGCTCTACGGTCTGAAGGTAGTGCTGCCGGGCTGGTACGAACATTTTATCCATAGCACCAATGCCAGGTTTTTTGGGGTCAGCGATGTGGAAACGCAAAACTGGTTTCGACGCAGCATGGTGTGGGTGGGAGAAAATTGCATCCAGTATGGGCGTTGGATGAAAAGCATTGTGCATCTCGATTTTGGAATCAGTTTTAAAGACAATCGCAAGGTCATCGATAAAATCAAAGAGGCCCTGCCCATTACCCTGGCCCTCAATCTGATTGAAGTCTTGATCGTCTATTTTATCTCGCTGCCCTTGGGGGTGTATTCGGCGTTTAAAAAAGATTCTTTTTTCGACAAAAGTTTGATGCTGACTCTCTTTACTCTTTACTCGTTACCTACTTTCTGGGTGGCCATGATTTTGATTATGCTTTTTTCGAGTGGAGAATATTTCAACTGGTTTCCCATGTTCGGACTTTGGTCGGATGGCGCCGAGCACCTGAGTCGGCTGGGTTATTTAGAAAATATCCTTTGGCATTTGGTGTTACCCATTGTGTGTATGGTCTATGGAAGTTTCGCCTTTCTCTCCCGTTTTTCCCGGGCCAATATGCTGGAAGTCATCCAACAGGATTACATCCGCACGGCACGGGCCAAGGGCCTGACAGAAAAACAAGTGGTCTGGAAACATGCCTTCAGAAATTCACTCATTCCTTTGGTGACGCTGATGGGCACTCTATTGCCTGCCTTGCTTGGAGGCAGTGTGATCATCGAACAAATTTTTTCAATCCCCGGCATGGGTCGTCTGGGATTTGAAGCGGTGTTCCAACGGGATTATCCTTTAATTATGGCCATTGCAGCCATTGAGGCCCTGCTGACCTTAATTTCTTTGCTGCTTTCCGATTTACTGTATGTGGCGGTAGATCCACGGATTGATTTTAGTAAGAGTTAA
- a CDS encoding peptide-binding protein — MLFTFTALSCSSFKAPKDPNILVVHMAADPTNLNLLISNDFASSMVNGYIYESLIARDNETLEWIPRLASAWEVSKDGMQYTFHLKEGIQWHDGLPLTVEDILYSFKKIQEPNPETLHLSNYYKDISKLEKLDKNTVRFTYAKPYFKALEFCGGLPIIPQHIYDDGQDFNTHSANRKPIGTGPFQFERWDAGKQIVLKRNEDYWDKSRFPQIKGIVFKVITDDAVALMALKKDLIDLMNVSPIQWMKQTNSPDFNARFVKHHYDAPVYYYVGWNLRRPQFNDKKVRQALTMLSNRQAIVDKLIYGLAKVISGPFFFQSDSYNKKVEPLPYDPEAAAKLLDEAGWTDHDGDGIRDKDGVKLEFQLLVRTGNRTHEYVASILKEDFTKAGIKMEIIPMERSILFHRAQTWDFDAVIMGWSSSFDDDPYQVWHSSQIENEQHQKGSNFVGYKNEEVDEILEKARSTFDKEKRSALYQRFHEIVAEDQPYTFLYANPTLLVRSARFKNVKIYKGGEDVLEWKLLE; from the coding sequence TTGCTGTTTACTTTCACAGCGCTGTCTTGCTCTTCCTTCAAAGCCCCCAAAGATCCCAATATCCTTGTCGTGCATATGGCTGCGGATCCGACTAATTTGAATTTGTTGATTTCCAATGATTTTGCGTCTTCGATGGTCAACGGGTACATTTATGAAAGTCTCATCGCCCGTGATAACGAAACGCTGGAATGGATTCCGCGCTTGGCCTCGGCCTGGGAAGTTTCAAAAGATGGGATGCAATATACCTTTCATCTAAAAGAGGGTATCCAATGGCACGATGGGCTTCCTCTTACGGTCGAAGACATTCTTTATTCCTTCAAAAAAATCCAGGAACCGAACCCCGAGACCCTCCACCTCTCCAACTATTACAAAGACATCTCCAAGCTGGAAAAACTGGATAAAAATACGGTGCGCTTCACTTACGCCAAACCTTATTTCAAGGCCCTGGAATTCTGTGGGGGTCTGCCCATTATTCCCCAACATATTTATGACGATGGCCAGGATTTTAACACCCATTCTGCCAACCGTAAGCCCATTGGCACGGGTCCTTTCCAGTTTGAGCGCTGGGATGCGGGAAAACAAATTGTTCTCAAACGAAATGAAGATTATTGGGACAAGTCGCGCTTTCCTCAAATTAAGGGGATTGTGTTTAAGGTGATTACCGATGACGCGGTGGCCCTGATGGCCCTCAAAAAAGACCTCATCGATCTGATGAATGTCAGCCCCATCCAATGGATGAAGCAGACGAATTCTCCGGATTTCAACGCGCGTTTTGTAAAGCACCACTACGATGCCCCGGTTTATTATTATGTGGGATGGAATCTTCGCAGGCCTCAATTTAACGATAAAAAAGTTCGGCAGGCCTTAACGATGCTTTCCAATCGGCAGGCCATTGTCGACAAACTGATCTATGGACTGGCGAAGGTGATTAGTGGGCCCTTCTTTTTTCAAAGCGACTCTTATAATAAAAAGGTAGAACCCCTGCCCTACGATCCCGAAGCGGCTGCCAAACTTCTGGATGAAGCCGGTTGGACGGATCACGATGGCGATGGCATACGCGACAAAGACGGAGTAAAACTTGAATTTCAATTGCTGGTTCGCACCGGGAATCGCACCCACGAATATGTGGCCAGCATTCTGAAGGAAGATTTCACGAAGGCCGGAATAAAAATGGAAATCATTCCCATGGAGCGCTCTATTTTATTTCATCGCGCTCAGACCTGGGATTTTGATGCAGTGATCATGGGTTGGAGTTCGAGTTTTGATGATGATCCTTACCAGGTCTGGCATTCTTCTCAAATTGAAAATGAACAACATCAAAAAGGTTCGAATTTTGTGGGTTATAAAAATGAAGAGGTGGATGAAATTCTGGAGAAGGCGAGGTCCACCTTCGACAAAGAAAAGCGCAGCGCCCTGTACCAGCGCTTTCATGAAATTGTGGCCGAGGATCAACCTTATACTTTTTTGTACGCCAATCCGACCTTGCTGGTTCGTTCCGCCCGATTTAAGAATGTGAAGATTTACAAGGGTGGAGAAGATGTATTGGAGTGGAAGTTGCTGGAGTAA